In one window of Helianthus annuus cultivar XRQ/B chromosome 17, HanXRQr2.0-SUNRISE, whole genome shotgun sequence DNA:
- the LOC110924468 gene encoding uncharacterized protein LOC110924468, whose protein sequence is MESPKVSAITTEEPCWYTPILKFLTKGELPSARGEAQKIQTKALQYEVNNSVLYRKSYLGPLLRCVSLAETKYLIQEIHVGICGIHARPQAVVAKIQNAGYYWLGMHEDALDELRKCRSCKKFAPQTPRPKKNLIPVTAAWPFQK, encoded by the coding sequence ATGGAGTCCCCGAAAGTATCCGCCATCACAACAGAAGAACCCTGCTGGTACACTCCAATTTTAAAATTCCTCACAAAAGGGGAATTACCCTCCGCCAGAGGCGAGGCCCAGAAGATACAAACAAAGGCATTACAATATGAGGTCAACAACAGCGTCTTATACAGGAAGTCGTATTTGGGACCACTATTACGGTGTGTATCCCTAGCGGAAACCAAGTACTTGATCCAAGAAATACACGTTGGTATATGTGGCATTCACGCCAGACCCCAAGCAGTTGTCGCCAAAATCCAAAACGCTGGATACTATTGGCTTGGGATGCATGAAGACGCGTTAGACGAACTCAGAAAATGCCGCAGCTGTAAAAAATTTGCCCCACAAACACCCCGCCCTAAGAAAAACTTGATCCCCGTTACAGCGGCATGGCCTTTTCAAAAGTAG